The proteins below come from a single Micropterus dolomieu isolate WLL.071019.BEF.003 ecotype Adirondacks linkage group LG05, ASM2129224v1, whole genome shotgun sequence genomic window:
- the LOC123971678 gene encoding uncharacterized protein LOC123971678 has translation MSSLDVRPRSGGAIIFKCLTTRCVHLDLLCSLDTDSFLLALRRFTARRGTPFELWSDQGTNFKGGERKFNSINKGFNSISTLPMALILEEYGKEIRSVKQTLQSSLGAQLVTVEVLHTLLIEVKNILNSKPLGYASSDIADPDPVTPNLLMGRQDSSLPLVSYPSSDLLSRGSGVIARCWQITFGPISLSVTSPTFNAGRSGKHTRRICKLIQL, from the coding sequence ATGTCAAGCTTGGACGTCAGACCGAGAAGCGGTGGGGCCATTATATTTAAGTGTTTAACAACTCGCTGTGTGCACTTGGACCTCCTTTGTAGTCTTGATACAGATTCTTTCCTGCTGGCCCTACGCCGTTTCACCGCCCGCAGGGGCACTCCCTTCGAACTCTGGTCGGACCAAGGTACCAACTtcaagggaggagagaggaagttCAACTCAATCAACAAAGGATTCAATTCCATTTCAACCCTCCCCATGGCCCTCATTTTGGAGGAATATGGGAAAGAGATTCGTTCTGTCAAACAGACCTTGCAGAGCTCCCTAGGCGCCCAACTGGTCACTGTAGAAGTCCTGCACACTTTGTTGATAGAAGTGAAAAATATCCTTAACTCCAAGCCTCTTGGCTATGCATCCTCGGACATTGCAGATCCTGACCCAGTTACCCCAAATCTTCTGATGGGGCGGCAAGATTCCTCCCTGCCTCTGGTCTCTTATCCGAGCTCTGACCTCCTTAGTCGCGGCAGTGGCGTCATAGCCAGGTGTTGGCAGATCACTTTTGGGCCCATTTCATTAAGCGTTACCTCCCCCACCTTCAATGCAGGCAGAAGTGGCAAACACACAAGGAGAATATGCAAGTTAATACAGTTATGA
- the LOC123971669 gene encoding uncharacterized protein LOC123971669 — MLPYLIASRCDELYQNVERLWQLDAVPHQNERAATRSKLDHQAVNLLEVATKRVLVDGIYRYVTPLLRISEAPPLKAPPQATMTRLRAIESKLAKDPKKAAAYNTEVSKLEQAGHVRRLTIEEAEGSHEAWYVPHHMVTHNEKNRLVFDCSFDYRGQNLNKILLPGPTLGPSLLGVLLRFREHAVANSGDIKSMFHQVQLLSQDKPLLRFLWRDIRKDASPTIYKWQVLPFGTTCSPCCATFALQRHIESHTQPNDPARHSVERGFYVDNCLQSFPTVAMARQILDQLRSILSAGGFNIRQWASNDPMVISHLQPDARSKNSEFWLSRDTMPSTECTLGLQWNCQTDRLGYRGQATKSSNTTMRYIYHVLASIYDPLGYLIPYTTRAKVLVQQLWDKPREWDDPLLPCNLLSAWNSWSDELSILPTVTMPRCYTSIHAPVPSTQDLHIFCDASDSAYGAVAYLRSEVGKQVQVAFLLARSRVAPKKQQSIPRLELCAALVGARLCDFLRTELTLPIKRTILWSDSTTVLTWLWADSCRFKVFVGTRVSEIQELTNCQDWRYVNTADNPADDLTRAETLGELQRPNRWSQGSQFLYQLSGTWPLPPDGPNNDRDQHHLEIKPSFCGEVGTIRSVPDFSLYGTYQALLDASVQLKHPSNAHVTSTQADYLQIEREILRQAQMDSFGEDLTHLKAKRPLLSTSRLLTLAPKVCIDTGLIRVGGRLRQVEQEPNATHPIVLDPKHPVSKLLIQEYDERLKHPSPERVFAELRRRFWILRVREAIRKY; from the coding sequence ATGCTTCCATACCTCATTGCCTCTCGATGTGATGAGTTGTACCAAAATGTGGAAAGGCTCTGGCAATTGGATGCAGTTCCCCATCAAAATGAAAGGGCAGCCACTCGGTCCAAGCTGGACCATCAGGCAGTGAACTTGCTTGAGGTAGCCACAAAGAGAGTTTTAGTGGATGGAATCTATCGCTATGTGACACCCCTCTTGAGGATCTCAGAGGCACCCCCTCTAAAGGCTCCTCCACAAGCCACAATGACCCGACTGCGTGCCATTGAATCCAAGCTGGCGAAAGATCCTAAGAAAGCAGCAGCCTATAACACTGAGGTCTCCAAGCTTGAACAAGCAGGTCATGTGAGAAGGCTTACCATAGAGGAAGCTGAAGGCTCACATGAGGCCTGGTATGTACCCCATCATATGGTGACACATAATGAGAAGAATCGCCTTGTTTTTGACTGTTCTTTTGACTACAGAGGACAAAACTTGAACAAGATCTTACTACCTGGACCTACATTGGGGCCTTCCCTCCTTGGAGTTTTACTCCGCTTTCGAGAACATGCTGTCGCCAATAGTGGCGACATAAAGAGCATGTTTCATCAAGTCCAGCTTTTGTCCCAAGATAAGCCCCTCTTACGTTTTCTTTGGCGGGACATTAGGAAGGATGCCTCTCCAACCATCTACAAATGGCAAGTTCTTCCCTTTGGGACTACCTGTAGCCCCTGTTGTGCTACCTTTGCCCTTCAAAGGCACATTGAAAGTCATACTCAGCCAAATGACCCAGCGCGCCATTCAGTAGAGAGGGGATTCTACGTTGATAACTGCCTTCAAAGCTTCCCCACAGTTGCCATGGCCCGTCAGATTCTCGATCAGTTGAGGTCAATTTTGTCCGCTGGAGGCTTTAACATTCGACAGTGGGCCAGTAATGACCCAATGGTCATCAGTCACTTACAACCGGATGCAAGATCTAAGAATAGTGAGTTCTGGCTCTCTAGAGACACCATGCCCTCAACTGAATGTACTCTTGGGCTGCAGTGGAATTGCCAGACAGATCGTCTTGGCTACAGAGGGCAGGCAACAAAATCATCCAACACAACAATGCGGTACATTTACCATGTCCTTGCCAGCATCTATGACCCTTTAGGGTATCTTATCCCTTACACGACCAGGGCAAAGGTCCTGGTTCAGCAGCTGTGGGACAAGCCACGGGAATGGGATGACCCCTTATTACCTTGTAACCTACTCTCTGCTTGGAACTCCTGGAGTGATGAACTGTCAATTCTCCCAACCGTAACCATGCCTCGATGTTACACGTCTATCCATGCCCCAGTCCCCTCTACACAAGATCTTCACATATTTTGTGATGCATCGGATTCTGCTTATGGTGCAGTGGCATACCTTCGGTCGGAGGTCGGGAAACAAGTTCAAGTAGCCTTCTTGCTTGCCCGATCTCGTGTGGCACCAAAGAAACAGCAGTCAATTCCTAGATTAGAGCTCTGTGCTGCATTAGTTGGTGCACGTCTTTGTGACTTCCTCAGAACAGAATTGACTCTCCCTATCAAACGTACCATCCTTTGGTCAGATTCAACCACTGTACTCACTTGGTTGTGGGCAGATTCATGCCGCTTTAAGGTCTTCGTTGGTACTAGAGTGTCTGAGATACAAGAACTTACTAACTGCCAAGACTGGAGGTATGTCAATACAGCTGATAACCCAGCTGATGACCTTACGAGGGCTGAAACCCTTGGAGAGCTCCAGCGGCCCAACCGGTGGAGCCAAGGCTCTCAATTCCTTTATCAACTTTCTGGCACCTGGCCTCTACCCCCTGATGGCCCCAACAATGATAGAGATCAACATCACCTTGAAATTAAGCCCTCCTTTTGTGGAGAAGTTGGCACTATCAGGTCGGTCCCAGACTTCAGCCTTTATGGAACTTATCAAGCCCTCCTTGATGCTTCTGTCCAGTTGAAGCACCCCTCAAATGCTCATGTAACCTCAACTCAAGCAGATTATCttcagatagagagagaaattCTGAGACAGGCACAGATGGATAGCTTTGGAGAAGACCTCACCCATCTCAAGGCCAAAAGACCCCTATTGTCAACCAGTCGTCTACTCACCCTTGCCCCCAAAGTTTGTATAGACACCGGTCTTATTCGTGTCGGAGGTAGGCTACGGCAGGTTGAACAGGAACCTAACGCCACTCATCCTATTGTCCTCGATCCCAAACATCCAGTGTCTAAGCTGCTCATCCAGGAATATGATGAAAGACTGAAACATCCCAGCCCGGAGAGAGTATTTGCAGAGCTCCGCAGGCGGTTCTGGATTttgagagtgagagaggcaATACGGAAGTACTAA